The segment ccacataaatgcatggaatgtggaaagagctttagtcagagtggtcatcttagggtacatcaaaggacccacactggggagaaaccacataaatgcatggaatgtggaaagagctttagtcagagtggtgcccttaagttacatcaaaggacccacactggggagaaaccacataaatgcatggaatgtggaaagagcttttgtgagaatggtgaacttagattacatcaaaggacccacactggggagaaaccacataaatgcatagaatgtggaaagagctttagtcagagtggtcagcttagggtacatcaaaggacccacactggggagaaaccacataaatgcatggaatgtggaaagagctttggtgagAATAGtaagcttagggtacatcaaagaacccacactggggagaaaccacataaatgcatggaatgtggaaagagctttagtcagagtggtcatcttagggtacatcaaaggacccacactggggagaaaacacataaatgcatggaatgtggaaagagctttagtcagaatggtgaacttagattacatcaaaggacccacactggggagaaaccacataaatgcatggaatgtggaaagagctttagtcggaatggtcatcttagggtacatcaaaggacccacactggggagaaaccacataaatgcatggaatgtggaaagagctttggtgagAATAGtaagcttagggtacatcaaagaacccacactggggagaaaccacataaatgcatggaatgtggaaagagctttagtcagagtggtcatcttagggtacatcaaaggacccacactggggagaaaacacataaatgcatggaatgtggaaagagctttagtcagagtgatgcccttaagttacatcaaaggacccacactggggagaaaccacataaatgcatggaatgtggaaagagctttactagcagtggtcagcttagggtacatcaaaggacccacactggggagaaaccacataaatgcatggaatgtggaaagtgctttagtcacagtagtcagcttaggttacatcaaaggacccacactggggagaaaccacataaatgcatggaatgtggaaagagctttagtcagattggtcagcttaggttacatcaaaggacccacactggggagaaaccacataaatgcatggaatgtggaaagagctttagtcggaatggtgaccttagattacatcaaaggacccacactggggagaaaccacataaatgcatggaatgtggaaagagctttagtctcatttatgcccttaggttacatcaaaggacccacactggggagaaaccacataaatgcatggaatgtggaaagagctttagtcagagtggtcatcttagggtacatcaaaggacccacactggggagaaaccacataagtgcatggaatgtggaaagagctttagtcagagtggtcatcttagggtacatcaaaccacccacactggggagaaaccacataaatgcatggaatgtggaaagagctttagtcggattGGTGAccttaggagacatcaaaggacccacactggggagaaaacacataaatgcatggaatgtggaaagagctttagtcagagtgatgcccttaagttacatcaaaggacccacactggggagaaaccacataaatgcatggaatgtggaaagagctttgatgagaatggtcagcttagggtacatcaaaggacccacactggggagaaaccacataaatgcatggaatgtggaaagagctttactcgcagtggtcagcttagggtacatcaaaggacccacactggggagaaaccacataaatgcatggaatgtggaaagagctttagtctcatttatgcccttagattacatcaaaggacccacactggggagaaaccacataaatgcatggaatgtggaaagagctttagtcagagtcgtcagcttaggttacatcaatggacccacactggggagaaaccacataaatgcatggaatgtggaaagagctttagtcagagtggtcatcttagggtacatcaatggacccacactggggagaaaccacataaatgcatggaatgtggaaagagctttagtcagagtcgtcagcttaggttacatcaatggacccacactggggagaaaccacataaatgcatggaatgtggaaagagctttagtctcatttatgcccttagattacatcaaaggacccacactggggagaaaccacataaatgcatggaatgtggaaagagctttagtcagagtcgtcagcttaggttacatcaatggacccacactggggagaaaccacataaatgcatggaatgtggaaagagctttactcgcagtggtcagcttagggtacatcaaaccacccacactggggagaaaccacataaatgcatggaatgtggaaagagctttagtctcatttatgcccttagattacatcaaaggacccacactggggagaaaccacataaatgcatggaatgtggaaagagctttagtcagaatggtcatcttaggttacatcaaaggacccacactaggaaccttcaggatctgtccttccagtgagcattcagggttgatttccttcggaatggataggtttgttctccgtgcagtctacaagactctcaagagccttctccagcaccacagttcaaaagcaacaattctttgcctgtcagctttatggtccagctctcacttccctacatcagtacaggaaaaactatagcttcaACTACTCGGACTttggtcggcaaggtgatgtctctgctttttaagatgctgtctaggtttataatTGCTTTCCTCGCAagtagcaggtgtcttttaattttgtggctgctgtcgccatctgcagcaatcatggagcccaataaagaaCAATTTGTCATTGCCtctctatcttccccttctatttgacaggaagtgatgggaccagtggccatgatcttagtttttttgaccgttttttgcgctctctttcaccgtcattaggagattctttaattcctcctcactttctgccatcagagtggtatcatctgcatatcagaggttgttgatagttcttccagcagtcttgattccggtttgggattcctccagtccagccttttgcatgatgttttctgcatataagttaaataagccgggggacaatatacagccttgtactttcccaatattgaaccaatcaaccattgcttcctgtcccatatatagatttctcaggagatacatgaggtggtcaggcactcccctttctttaagaacctgccatagtttgctgtggttttacacaggcaaagcaaagcaaagtgtgttgcttatatactgccccatattgcttcaaacactctcttggttgtttacaagttatttatgcaggctacacattgcccccccccccaacaagctgggtactcattttaccgacctcggaaggatagaaggctgagtcaaccttgagccggctacctcggactgaaccccaggtcaaaggcttttgcacagtcaatgaagcagaagatgttttccttttgttggaaagcttgggGGAAGCTAAAATGTAGATAAATATATGTATCTATAAATTCCATAAAGGTTAATTAAGAATAATATTAGATGCTTTGGCTCTTATGGTTTATATATagagcttaaatatgagtgaatcaccatattgattatatagacaagattagacaataaaatgtctttttacctgtaaaagtggggatctTACAGAAATGTATTGAGCTGGCCTGGAGCTtctgtgtggggaggtgtgtaTGGTTAAGCtacctttatgatgaaattagaattgcttatgatgACTTCTGGTTAGAGGTGTACGCAGGTGAAAGAATATATAGGGACTTTATAGATAGCACTTTAAAAGccagtaaaaagaatgaaagaaatgaattcctagatCCACAAGgctgtaaataattaaaaatccctggtttatacatggagcaaagaaatataataaaaatggggaagttacttgttgaatgtcttaaatggttaATAAGTATAGGTAATGcttagattacatattctgatcacaATTATTTAGAAGGTATTGATGATGAATTAGAAACATGAAGATACTAAGTAACTTATGAGCTATAATTGGTCTATGCAACTAagaatggcttgaatataagatcaatacaggtttaagtttatatattagacaatttatttatgttaatctttagggtttatgtagtcagatttatatattaaatggatatggtctaaagatgcttagtagggcaatatggttaatgtagtcaggtttatatgttagatggatatattctccccacatatatgttttgtgtttgttttgtatgtttgtgtataataaaaagaaaaagaaaaatgtgattggcTGACTAATGAATTGAATCAGATTAAAGaagaagttttttaaaacctaatcaataaattaaaaatcaataagtCACCGGTCCCAGATGGCATCCCCCCAActgttattaaggaactgagaaatgaagttgttGAATTCTTAACTAAGATATACAACTTGTCATTTAAAACAgtccattcattttgttttacttgtgaGTAGACTCTGCTATTTTTGTTCACATTGGAGGCCCACATTTCTACCAATGGGGAATATCTACACCCCGAGAAGCTGGAAATAGATTTTCTGTCATTGGCAggcttcacttctctctctctctctctctctcttccttccttcctttttcacatgtggTTTTTTCTAGCAGCATCAGAAGTGGGTGTGTATAATTCTGATTCTTCTCTTTGCGAcctggtggggaaaggaaaggaaaggggagggcctCTCACTGGGGAACCAGCCAAGGGTTGGGCTCTGTCTCCGAAggtcaggagaaaggaagggcccTCGTGGCTGCCCCAAGGCCAGCAGATggaggatggggtggggagtTCTTGTGGCCCTTCCATCGCCATGAGTATTGTTATAAATCCCGGCTGAGCCCTCGGATCCTGTCCTAGAGAGATCGGCTGCTCGAAGTCACGGGAGTTTCCCCTCTTGGCTCAGGCCTTTCTTGGCTTTTCTCAGCCCGGGGATCCCTTGTTGTTTCTTCCGGCCGGCATCAGGGCCAGAGCCAGCCTCAAGGGAGGCTGGGTGGATCTCAGGCCAGGAACGGACGGACTTTGGGGCAcccagaaccgggggggggggacgacgacaaTCTTCCCTTTTGACTTAGAAGGCCAAGCTCTCCAGTTGTCGCAGGGGCACTCCTCTGGGGAACCAGCTGCCACCATCATCATCCTGTTGAAGAACAGGCATGATTGGACTTTTGGAACCCTCTGTTTACttgtctggcaaaaaaaaaaattaattgctggAATTGAACAGGGCAACTTTTCCTGACCCTTTCTTTGCTGTGTCTCTTTTCGTCCAGAAAGTGGCAAAGATGAGGACACATTATTAAGGAGTGACCCAAAATCTGAAtcgtgctttgcttttttctgtctTGGTAAGcgttacttcattttttaaaaaaagcttaaaaaTTACCTCTCTTTAGTGTCAGGATGTCCCTTAGAGAAGGAAAGTTATTCATTAGAATAAATGAACCACTAGGGCTGAACGTAAAGAACAATGATTGACGGCAGAATTGTTTTGCTTCCAgctacaagcaaaaataaaacagaaaatgatatGGAGCATTTCAAGAAACATTCTAGTAGCTGTCATTGTAGAAGAGGCAGCCCTGTTCGTCCGCACAAGCGTTAtccggcaaaatccaaagaaacaaaacaaaacaaggcacaaatgtatggcaccttatcggctaaccattatattttgatgtgagcctttgtggacgTGCCCACTTGATCAGACATACGGAAACGGAGTGAAAAATAACGGGTGAAATAATCCGTTTCataacagagcacagctgagaaTAAAGCTGGAGGCAGAACCcaggggggggggatcctgcgaCCAGGGATCAGAGCTGGCAGGGGTTTGACagggaacagaaaggaaggaaagggaggaaggaaggaaaagccttcatctggaggaaggaggaggagaaaagaaagaaagaaagaaagaaagaaagaaagaaagaaagaaagaaagaaagaaagaaagaaagaaagaaggaaggaaggaaagaaagaaggaaagaaagaaagaaaggaaggaagaaaggaaggaaggaagaaagaaggaaataaggaaagaaagaaagaaagaaagaaaggaaagaaagaaagaaagaaagaaagaaggaaggaaagaaagaaagaaggaatgaaagaaaggaaggaaggaagaaaggaaggaaggaagaaagaaagaaagaaagaaagaaggaaagaaagaaagaaagaaagaaagaaagaaagaaagaaggaaagaaggaaaggaagaaagaaggaagggaagaaagaaggaaagaaagaaagaaagaaagaaagaaagaaagaaagaaagaaagaaagaaagaaaggaaggaaggaaggaagaaagaaagaaagaaagaaagaaagaaagaaagaaagaaagaaagaaagaaagaaagaaagaaagaaagaaagaaagaaggaaagaaggaaagaaagaaagaaaggggagagaccCCGGAGACCGAGGGCAGATCCGTGGACTCGCCCAGCGACCTTTCAGGGAACACCAAATGAAGGGAAAGGGCATGAAATCCCTCCTGCCACTgcttagtttcttcttcttcttcttcttctggtttttgGATTGTTTCGGTCTATTTATtgaggattttaattttattgcctttttttttttactgtagactGTGCGCAGAGTAGCTCCgtctaggtgggggggggggtataaaagCTAAACAAATACTAGAGAAGGGGATCAAAGCCAAAAGGCCAAAGGGAGGATGGAGGGAAGAGATGCTTCAGTTGTGGGGATCTGCAGATGTTTGTGCAACGTTTGTCTTTGTGCCCGAGTGTGacacggtgtgtgtgtgcacgcaaggCGTGTCAAACGGGCGGCCCTGTGGGGAAGAAGCCTTGAGAGAACCGGAGCAGCGAGAAGAGGTCTAAAAGGAAGTCGAAGTCTAACGTGTCCATCATCCTCCTTGGAGGTCTCGAGCAGGagaaagctctttcccctctcacgcAGTACCAGAACCCTCAGGGGGGGGCATCCACTCCAATGGGGTGGTGCTGGAGTAAGAACCGAGGAAATAGTCCTTGACTTGGCAtgttagcctgtggaactcctcgccacaggatgtggtgtcCGGTAGGGCCTCCCAGGGAGCGAGGTGCCCCTTGCCCCTGAGCCCCCCCCAACGGCTCCCTCCTTGCCCCCCttcagggaaaaaggcagggggggaccGAGGGGGGGTTGGCGGCGGATCGTGGCCTGGAGGGCGGGAAAGCAGCGGccgtttcattccccccccccccgaataggcTCCTccggggggggcagaggagtcttttgtgtgtgtgtgtgtgtgtgtgtgtgtgtgggtgtgtgtgtgtgtgggtgtgtgcgcgcgcgcgcccaTGGACAGCCCCCCCGCCCCCTATTTTTTCAGGAGTGGGGGGATAGGAGGGGGCCCAAGTAAGTAGGGCTTGGAAGGGAGGGGCAGAAGACAAGGGGCtggctgggagggaaggagggacagaaacgatgggaagagaggaggagccgcggggggggggggcagagtctctcttccgcccccccccccgtccttccggGCGCCGCTGGCCTCGCCCCCCCCTCCTCTTAAAATCTGTCTTGTTTATTAAGCGATCACccgaggatgatgaggatgatgatgagcaGGACGCGAAAGGCTgagggcgggggaggggagggaagagaggggggTGAATGTAGAGCTACGAAAGTGcgagaggagacaggagggggctgCTTCCGGGGCTGTGTCTCCCccccaccggaaccggaagtggaggccgtgccccccctcccctccctctctcctcccctctttccccccccccctcgctgtcTCTTCCCGCCCTCTTTCCCCGCCTGAGGATCCGGAGGGAGGTGGGGGCCATTTGGAgcctttatttttgggggggggcagaaagagggagggggaggggggtgggggtgcccTAGAAAGATATTCCACActcctttcggggggggggtcggggggggggctttccggTCCTCGTCTCcttctctctggggggggggagaatctttagtggggcttgtgggtttttctctctctctctctctctgttttcctcccggagtcccctcaggctcccctctccctttcccccccccccgttgtggttgtttccccctcctgcccccccacagGACCTTCTCCAGCCCtgacccccccccaggaaaccccTTTGGTTGGAAAACTTTGGGGGGGGAAGTTCCTggaaagccccaagtgggaattggggggcttttttgtgggggggggctgcaaggtAGTGGGGGTGTAGGGGTGGGGGTCACAGAGAAATGTGGCTGGGAGGAGAAGGTAGGGGGTCGGCTAGGAGGGAGgggtgtggatgatgaggatgatatttcATGTCTATGGCAGCCAAGGCGGTTGCTGATgctgcccctgcaagggagggaagttcctggaacgccaaccaggccctgacctgaacccagaccctgaccctccatcccaccccctatactcttcccacccagagcaatgggggggcaggagagcccctggggggggaagagag is part of the Pogona vitticeps strain Pit_001003342236 chromosome Z, PviZW2.1, whole genome shotgun sequence genome and harbors:
- the LOC144585049 gene encoding uncharacterized protein LOC144585049; this encodes MECENSFSRRRNLPSHQTHTGKKLYKCMECGKSFSQSGHLRVHQRTHTGEKPHKCMECGKSFSHNSHLRVHQRTHTGEKPHKCMECGKSFSHNSHLRVHQRTHTGEKPHKCMECGKSFSQSGHLRVHQRTHTGEKPHKCMECGKSFSQSGALKLHQRTHTGEKPHKCMECGKSFCENGELRLHQRTHTGEKPHKCIECGKSFSQSGQLRVHQRTHTGEKPHKCMECGKSFGENSKLRVHQRTHTGEKPHKCMECGKSFSQSGHLRVHQRTHTGEKTHKCMECGKSFSQNGELRLHQRTHTGEKPHKCMECGKSFSRNGHLRVHQRTHTGEKPHKCMECGKSFGENSKLRVHQRTHTGEKPHKCMECGKSFSQSGHLRVHQRTHTGEKTHKCMECGKSFSQSDALKLHQRTHTGEKPHKCMECGKSFTSSGQLRVHQRTHTGEKPHKCMECGKCFSHSSQLRLHQRTHTGEKPHKCMECGKSFSQIGQLRLHQRTHTGEKPHKCMECGKSFSRNGDLRLHQRTHTGEKPHKCMECGKSFSLIYALRLHQRTHTGEKPHKCMECGKSFSQSGHLRVHQRTHTGEKPHKCMECGKSFSQSGHLRVHQTTHTGEKPHKCMECGKSFSRIGDLRRHQRTHTGEKTHKCMECGKSFSQSDALKLHQRTHTGEKPHKCMECGKSFDENGQLRVHQRTHTGEKPHKCMECGKSFTRSGQLRVHQRTHTGEKPHKCMECGKSFSLIYALRLHQRTHTGEKPHKCMECGKSFSQSRQLRLHQWTHTGEKPHKCMECGKSFSQSGHLRVHQWTHTGEKPHKCMECGKSFSQSRQLRLHQWTHTGEKPHKCMECGKSFSLIYALRLHQRTHTGEKPHKCMECGKSFSQSRQLRLHQWTHTGEKPHKCMECGKSFTRSGQLRVHQTTHTGEKPHKCMECGKSFSLIYALRLHQRTHTGEKPHKCMECGKSFSQNGHLRLHQRTHTRNLQDLSFQ